CCCGCCGGCTACACGCTGTCGCACTACCTGCTCAACGAAGGCTTCGCCGTCACCGGCGTGGACGGCCTCAAGATCGAGCCCTTCCCCGACGAGCTGGTGGGCCGCAACGGCCACGCGCTTTCGCCCATCCGCGACTGGCGCGCGCTCACGCGGGAGCTGGACGAGCGCGTGCTGGAGGGCTTCGGCGGCGTGTCCGAGTACGGAATCACCGTGCGCTGGGACAAGAACTTCCTCACGCTCATCCACCTGACGCTCGCGCGCCGCGAGGGCCTGCGCATCTACGGCGGCATCCGCTTCGGCGGCACGCTGACCCTCGACGACGCCTGGGCCCTGGGCTTCGACCACGTGGCCATCGCCGCGGGCGCGGGCCGCCCCACCATCATCGGGATGAAGAACAACCTCATCCGGGGCATCCGCAAGGCGTCCGACTTCCTGATGGCGCTCCAGCTCACGGGCGCCTTCAAGCGCGACTCGCTGGCGAACCTCCAGGTGCAGCTGCCCGCCATCGTCATCGGCGGTGGCCTCACCGGCATCGACACCGCCACGGAGCTGATGGCGTACTACCCGGTGCAGGTGGAGAAGACGCTGGAGCGCCACGAGAAGCTGGTGGCGGACCTGGGCGAGGCGGCCGTCGTCGCGCGCCTGGACGCCGAGGAGCGCGCCACCTATCAGACCTTCCTGGAGCACGGCCGCGCCGTCCGCGAGGAGCGCCAGAAGGCCCAGGTGGAGGGCCGCTCGCCGGACTTCATCCACCTGGTGCGCGCCTGGGGCGGCGTGAGCCTGGTGTACCGCCGCGGCCTCACCGAGTCCCCCGCCTACCGCCTCAACCACGAGGAGGTCTCCAAGGCGCTGGAGGAGGGCATCCGCTTCATTGAACGGATGAGCCCCACGGAGGCGCTGCCGGACGACACCGGCGCGGTGCGCGCCATCCGCTTCGAGCGCATGGTGACGGTGGACGGCAAGCTCAAGGGCAGCGGCCAGTTCTTCGAGCTGCCGGCGAAGACGGTGTGCGTGGCCGCGGGCACGTCCCCCAACGTCACCTACGAGAAGGAGTACCCGGGCACCTTCCAGCTCGACGAGGCGAAGGAGTACTTCCAGGGCCACGCCCTGGTGGAGGGCGACGCGGGCTTCACGCTCCAGCCGGTGGAGGCGCAGGAGGACCCCGAGGCGAAGGTGGGCTTCTTCACGTCCTATCAGCAGGACGGCCGCTTCGTGTCCTTCTACGGCGACAACCACCCGACCTACGCGGGCAACGTGGTGAAGGCCATGGCCAGCGCGAAGGACGGCCACCCGGAGGTGGCGCGCCTGTTCGCGAAGGAGGTGGCCGCCATGGACTTCCTGGACACGGCCGCCCAGGCGTCACGCGAGGCCGGGCGCGCCTCCCACTTCGCGAAGCTGGACGAGGCCTTCCTCGCCACGGTCGTCGCGGTGAACCGGCTGACGCCGACCATCGTGGAGGTGGTGGTGCGCGCGCCCTTCGCCGCGAGCCACTTCTCCCCCGGCCAGTTCTACCGGCTCCAGAACTTCGAGCGGAACGCGCCCGTCGTGGACGGCGTGCGCCTGACCATGGAGGGCCTGGCCCTCACCGGCGCGTGGGTGGACAAGGAGAAGGGCCTCATGGGCACCATCGTGCTGGAGATGGGCTCCTCCTCCCGCCTGTGCGCCGCGCTCAAGCCCGGCGAGCCGGTGGTGCTGATGGGCCCCACGGGCGCGCCCACGGAGATCGGCCACAACGAGACGGTGGTGCTGGCGGGCGGAGGCCTGGGCAACGCGGTGCTCTTCTCCATCGCGCGCTCGCTCAAGGCCGCGGGCTGCCGCGTCGTGTACTTCGCCGGCTACCGGCTGAAGTCGGACTCGTTCAAGCAGGACGAGATTGAGGCCGGCACCGACCAGGTCATCTGGTCCGTGGACTCCGGGGAGCTGTTGGACGTGCGCCGTCCGCAGGACACGGCGTTCCGGGGCAACGTGGTGCAGGCGATGGTGGCCTACGCGGAGGGCAAGCTGGGCGTCGCGCCGGTCATCTCCCTGAGCGAGGTGGACCGCATCATCGCCATCGGCTCGGACCGGATGATGCGCGCGGTGGCCGAGGCGCGGCACGGCGTGCTCCAGCCGTTCCTCAAGCCCGGACACGAGGCCATCGGGTCCATCAACTCGCCCATGCAGTGCATGATGAAGGAGATCTGCGCCCAGTGCCTCCAGCGGCACGTGGACCCGGTCACCGGAAAGGAGACCTGGGTCTTCTCCTGCTACAACCAGGACCAGCGGCTGGACCACGTGGACTTCGTCAACTTGAACCAGCGCCTGCGCGGCAACACGGTGCTGGAGAAGGTGGGCGACACCTTCCTCGCGCAGCTGCTGAAGAAGGCCCCGCAGCTCAAGCGCGTCTAGGTCAGCGCCGCACGCCCGCGAAGGCCTTGAGCATGTCCTGGTAGTTCTTCGTCAGGTCGGCTTCGCGGGTGAGCACCACGTCCACGTTGGCGTCGCCGAAGTCACGGCGCGCCTCCGGGAGCTTCTGGAAGGCCTCCACCTGGCGCCGCATGGACTCCACCTGCGGCGCCAGCTCCTGCTGCTGCTCCACGGGCATGCGCGACTGGAGCGCCTCCAGCTTCTTGAGCTCCTCCTCGTACTGGAGCGTGCGCCCCATCTGCCGCTGGCTGATGACGGCGGTGACGACCTCCGCGATGCGGTTGACCTCCTCCGTGGACAGCCCCGCCGCCTTGCGCGCGTCCGCCTCCGCCTGGGCCTTGCGCTCAATCAGCTTGAGGCCCGAGCGCGCCGCCTCCAGCGCCTGGGGCGTGCCCGCGTCCATCAGCGGCCCCATGTCCTGCAGGCCCCGCATCAGCGACCCGTAGACCTCCAGCATCTTGCGCTGGTAGCCCACGTACGCATCCAGCTTGGCCTTCGTCACGGAGAAGGGTCCGGCCGCGTCGCCGTCTCCCGCCGCCCCACCCTCCAGGCGGGCGACCGTCTCCCCTACCTCGCTGCCCTCCTCCGGGGTGCCCTCCGTCGGTTCCTTGCGACACGAGGAGAGGGCCAGGACGACGGCCAGACACCACCACGGCTTGCGCATGCCACCTCCACTGAACGCCACCGGCATGAGGGCAGTGTATGCTCCAGCAGGCCCCCGCGAGCGGCGGTTCCCGAACGCCTCCCATGGGCAGGCTGTTCCGGGCACTGAACATTCGCCTCATTACCTTTGACCAACCGGGCCACGGTCATGTACGAACCGCGGTCTTGTCGCGACCGGTGGAGGGACTTTGAGGATTTTCCTGGTAAGGCACGGCGATGCGGACGCGGAGATCCCTGACGGTCTCGGCGACGAGGCGCGCGCGCTGACCGCGAAGGCCCGCGCGAACGTCGCCCTGCACTTCGCGGCGCTGTCGGAGCGCATGGGGCCCATCAGCCTCATCCTCACCAGCCCGCTGGTGCGCACGGTGCAAACCGCGCAGATCCTCTCCTACTCCACGAAGCATGAAGGCCTCCTGCGCGTTCACCGCTGCCTGCTGCCGGACATGCCGGTGGGCGCGGTGGAGCCCGTGCTCAAGGAGTACTCCGACGAGAACCTCGTCCTGGTCGGCCACCAGCCCTCCATGGGCGCGCTGGCGGCGCACCTCTTGGGGATGCAGTCGTTCCCCAAGCCGGTGAACCCGGGCACGGTCATCGCCATGGAGTGGCCGGACACGCCCACCAGCACGGCGGACCAGGTGCCCGGCGAGAAGGGGGAGAATCCCCCGGCCCAGCACCTGAAGTTCCTGTTCTACGCCGCCCCGGGCCAGCAGGTCCTCGACGTCATCCAGTGACGTCCCCGGGAGCGCGGCCATGATGGATGAAGCCCGCTACAACCCGCTCGTCGCCGCCGCCTTCAAGCGCATCCTGGCGGCGGCGGACGCCTTCGACCCGGACGTGATGGAGGCCGACGCCACCGGCGACATGGTGACGCTCACGGCCCAGTCCCGGGAGAAGTGCATCATCAACACCCAGCGCGCCGTGCGGCAGCTCTGGGTGGCCGGCCAGGGCCAGGGCATCCACTTCGACTACGACGAAGCCACGCGCACCTGGAAGGACGACAAGGGGCGCGGGCTGGAGCTGTTCGCCTTCGTCGCGGGCGTGGTGAAGCACCTCACCGGCCAGGACCTCGTCTACCCGTCCTGAAGCCGCGCCCCGCGCACGGCAAGGAGGCCCGTGGAAGTCCCACGAGCCCCCCGGCTCGGAGCGGGAAGCCGCTCAGACCTTCATCACTTCCTGTTCCTTGGCGGCGAGCAGCGTGTCCACCTGCTTGATGCCGGCGTCCGTCTTGTCCTGGACGTCCTTGGTGAGGCGCTTGAGGTCGTCCTCGGTGATCTTCTTGTCCTTCTGCTGAGTCTTGAGGGCCTCGTTCGCGTCGCGGCGGATGTTGCGGATGGCGACCTTGTGCTCCTCGCCCTTCGCCTTCACCTGCTTCACGATGTCCTTGCGGCGCTCCTCCGTGAGCGGCGGGAAGGGCAGGCGGATCATCTCGCCGTCGTTCATCGGGTTGATGCCCAGGTTGGCTTCACGCAGGGCCTTCTCGATGTCCTTCAGCACGCCCTTGTCCCAGGGCTTGATGGTGATGAGGCGGGGCTCCGGCGCGTTGATGCTGGCCACGCCCGCCAGCGGCGTCGGCGTTCCGTACTGGTCCACCTTGATGCCGTCCAGGATGGCGGTGCTCGCACGGCCGGTGCGCACCTTGGCCAGCTCCCGCTTGAGGTCGTCCAGTGACTTGTCGATACGGCTCTTCAGTTCCGCGGCGGCGTCAGCCATTGCAGTCTCCTCCAGAAAGGGGGGTTGTCGCAGTCCTGCTCGGGGTTCAGGCCCAGACGGTCTCGGAGGCACCCACGACGGTGCCGAACTCGCCCTGGCCCATGACGGCGCGCTGGATGTTCCCGCGCGTTCCCAGGTCGAACACGATGATGGGCAGCTTGTTGTCCATGCACAGCGAGATGGCCGTGGAGTCCATCACGTTGAGGTTCTGCTTGAGGACGTCCATGTACGTGAGCGTCCGGTAGCGCCTCGCGGCCGGGTCCTTCTTCGGGTCCGCGTTGTAGACGCCGTCCACCTTGGTCGCCTTGAGGATGACCTGCGCGTTGATCTCCATCGCGCGCAGCGACGCGGCCGTGTCGGTGGTGAAGTACGGGTTGCCCGTGCCCGCCGCGAAGATGACCACGCGGCCCTTCTCCAGGTGGCGCACCGCGCGCCGGCGGATGTAGGGCTCGGCGATCTGCTCCATCTTGATGGCGGACTGCACGCGCGTCTTCAGGCCCTGCTTCTCCAGCGAGTCCTGCAACGCCATGGAGTTGATGCAGGTGGCCAGCATGCCCATGTAGTCCGCGCTCGCGCGGTCCATGCCTTCGGTGGCGCCGGCCACGCCGCGGAAGATGTTGCCTCCGCCAATGACGACGGCCAGCTCGATGCCCGCCCGCGACAGCTCCGCGATTTCTTCCGCGATGCGCGTGAGGGTGGGCGGGTGGATGCCGTACTTCCCCTCGCCCATCAGGGCTTCGCCCGACAGTTTGAGGAGGATGCGCTTGTAGGGAGAGGTGGATTCGGACATACGCGTCCGCTTCTATCCCCCGCCCCGCGCCCAAGCAACGACGGAAGTCGTGACGCGCGCCGCACCGTCAGGTGCAGGGCGTCCGGGGGGCGCGGAGGGTCCTGGAATACCAAGGGCCGCGCTCCCAGCGCCCTTCCCCGTGAGGAAGGGCTCCAGGCACGCGGCCCCAGGTGACGGCGCGAAGCCGTGCGACGCGCGGGTTGCTTACGCCTGGCCCAGCGTCTTGGCGACCTCGGCGGCCAGGTCGTCCTTCTTCTTCTCGATGCCCTCGCCCACTTCGTAGCGGACGAAGCGGCGCACGGAGATCTTCTCGCCAATCTTGGCGGCGCGCTCGTTGATCATCTCGCCGACCTTCTTCTTGTCGTCCTTCACCCAGAGCTGATCCACCAGGCAGACGCCCTCGTAGTACTTCTCCATCTTGCCCACGAGGATCTTCTCCAGCATCGCCTCCGGCTTGCCCTGCTGCTTGAGCAGCTCGCGCTGGATCTCCTTCTCCTTGTCCATCGCGTCGGAGGGGACCTCCTCACGGCGGACGAACTTGGGGTTGGCCGCGGCGACCTGCATGGCCACGTCCTTCACCAGCTCCTGGAAGTCCGGGTTGCGGGCGACGAAGTCCGTCTCGCAGTTGACCTCCACGATGACGCCGATGCGGCCACCGTGGACGTAGGTGCCGACGATGCCCTCGGCGGCGACGCGGCCCGCCTTGCCCTCGGCCTTGGAGATGCCCTTCTTGCGCAGCCACTCCTCGGCCTTGGCGAAGTCGCCGCCGGACTCGGCCAGCGCCTTCTTGCAGTCCATCATGCCGGCGTTGGTCCGCTCGCGGAGGTCCTTCACCATCTGGGCAGTGATTTCAGCCATGTCGTGTCTCTTTCTTCGTCTGCTCCGAGCCCGGCGGCGTGCGCAGGGGGCGGAGGCCTGAGTTCAAAGGGGGGGAAACGCTGGAACGAAAAAACGGAGACGGCCGGACAGCGGGCCTTGGAAGGTGCCGCCCGGCCGACTCCGGAAGCTGCTGGGGAACGCGAAGGGACGGGCGGTTACTCCGCCGACGTGCCCTCGCCACCCTCGGGCGCCTGCTCGGTGGCGACGGGGGCGGCGGAGGCGCCCTTCATCTCCACGAGGGGCCCACGGCGCTCGCCGCCGCGGTCACCACCGCCCCGGCGGTCATCGCGGTCGCGGCGGTCATTGCGGCGCGGCCCACGGCGGTCGTCGCGGTCGCGGCGGTCGTCACGGCCCTCGCGCTCCTCCTGCTCGTCGCGCTCGGCGGCGCCGGACGCACGGTAGCGCGCCGCGCCCTCGAGGCACGCGTCCGCGATCTTCGACGTGAAGAGCTTGATGGAGCGGATGGCGTCGTCGTTGCCCGGGATGACGAAGTCGATGCCGTCCGGATCGCAGTTCGTGTCCACCAGGCCAATCACCGGGATGCCCAGGCGGGTGGCCTCGTGGATGGCGATGTGCTCCTTCTTCGGGTCGATGACGAAGACGCAGCGGGGCAGCTTCGCCATGTCCTTCACGCCGCCCAGGTTCTTCTCCAGCTTCTCGCGCTCGCGGTCGAGCTGGGCGACTTCCTTCTTGGGCAGGCGCTCGAAGGTGCCGTCCTCGGCCATCTTCTCCAGCGTCTTGAGGCGGTCGATGCCCTGCTTGATGGTCTTGAAGTTCGTCAGCGTGCCACCCAGCCAGCGGCTGGTGACGTAGAACTGACCGGCGCGGGCGGCCTCCTCGTGGATGACGTCCTGCGCCTGCTTCTTGGTGCCGACGAAGAGCACCGACCCGCCGCGGGCCGTGATGTCCGCCACGAAGCGGAAGGCCGCGCGGGCCATCGCCACGGTCTTCTGCAGGTCGATGATGTAGATGCCGTTGCGGGCGCCGAAGATGTACGGCTTCATCTTCGGGTTCCAGCGCTTGGTCTGGTGGCCGAAGTGAACGCCGGCCTCGAGGAGCTGGCGCATCGTGATGCCGCTGGCGGCGGCCATCGCCTGGGCCTGGGTCTGCGTATCCTGCTGGCTATCCATGGTGCGTGTACCTTCCGGTTGTTCCGCCACGCCCGTCGGACAACTTCCGGCCCTTGCCCTTCCACCCTGGAGGGGCACCGGGGACCGGTGACGTGCGTGTGAGTAGTGGGTGCTTCGACTGCGTCCGGGCGTACGGCCCGACCCCTTCCATAACGGGGCGCGGCGTCCTTAGCAGAACGCTCGAGAGGGGCGCAAGCTTCGGCACACCGCCCGTCCGGCCCGCTGGCGCCGGGCCTGCTCCCCTGCCCTCCAGGAAGACGACCGGCGCGGCCCCGCTCCCCGTTCCAGGGGAGGGCGACCGCGCCGGAGGGTCCACGGGGAGCCCGCGAAGACGCCCCTAGGCGTTGGCCTCGCTGGCGCCGTGGCACTTCTTGTACTTGCGACCGCTGCCGCAGGGGCAGGGGTCGTTGCGCCCGACGGTGCGGGCAGGGGCGGCGGCGGCCTCGCGCTGGGCGACCGGCGTGGCGGTGGACTCCTCGATCTTCCCCTCGGCGTCCGCGCGGCCCTCGACGGCCCGCTTCTGCTGCTGCGCGAGCTGCCGCTGGATGCGGGCCGTCTCCTCCGCCGCGTTGGACGCGGAGCGGGCCTGGACGCGCATCATCTGGCTGACGAACTGCGTCTTGATGGCGCCGAGCATCTGCATGAAGCCCTCGTAGCCCTCCTTCTTGTACTCCTGCTTCGGGTCCTTCTGGCCGTAGCCGCGCAGGCCGATGCCCTGGCGCAGGTGGTCCATGGCCAGCAGGTGGTCCTTCCACAGCTGGTCGATGGTGGCCAGGTACCGGTACTGCAGGAAGCGCATGAAGTCTTCGCTGAACTCCTGCTCGCGGGCGGTGAAGACCTTCTCCGCCGCCGCGTAGATCTGCTCCTGCAGCTCGTCGCGGCTGCCCGTGCCCTCGAAGCTCATCTCGAGGTTGAGCGACTCCTTCACCGCGTTGGACAGCGACGCGATGTCCCAGGTGTCGGAGCTGCGCGTGGGGGCGTAGGTGTCCGTCATGGACACGACGACGTCCTCCACCGCGTCCAACACCATCTCCCGGAAGTCCGCCCAGGAGATGACGCGCTCGGAGCGCGTCTTCACCCGCGTCTTCACATCCTCCTCGTACTCCACGAGGGGGATGCCCGCGCCCGACGCGAGCACCTGGCGGCGCAGCTTGTAGATGGTGCGCCGCTGCTGGTTCATCACGTCGTCGTACTCGAGCAGGTTCTTGCGGATGTCGAAGTTGTGGCCTTCGACCCGCTTCTGCGCGCTCTCGATGGCGCGGGAGAGCCACACGTGCTCGATGACCTCGCCCTCCTCCATGCCCAGGCGCTCCATCAGCATCTGGATGCGCTCGGACCCGAAGATGCGCATCAGGTCGTCTTCCAGCGACAGGAAGAAGCGGCTGGCGCCCGGGTCACCCTGGCGGCCGGCGCGGCCGCGCAGCTGGTTGTCCACGCGGCGGGACTCGTGGCGCTCGGTGCCGATGATGAAGAGGCCGCCAGCGGCCATGACCTCCCGGCGCTCCTGCTTCGTCAGCTCCTCGTTCTGCGTCTTCGTCTGGGCGAAGCGCGCCTCGTAGTCCGCCAGCGCCTGCTGGTAGCCGGTGAGGTCCAGCGGCTGTCCGTCCACGGCCTCCGGCGGCTCCGGCGGCGCGCCCATGGCGCTCTTGGTCATGGCCTCCGCGTTGCCGCCCAGCAGGATGTCCGTGCCGCGGCCGGCCATGTTGGTGGAGATGGTGACCGCGCCCTTGCGGCCCGCCTGCGCGACGATGTCCGCCTCGCGCTGGTGCGCCTTGGCGTTGAGGACGTTGTGCGGCACGCCCCGCTTCTTGAGGAAGTTGGACACCACTTCGCTCTTGGCGATGGACACCGTGCCCACGAGCACCGGCTGACCGGCCTTGTGCAGCTCTTCAATCTGGCCGGCGACGGCCTCGAACTTCTCGCGCTCCGTCTTGTAGACCACGTCCTGGTCGTCGCGGCGGACCGCGGGACGGTTGGTCGGGATGACGCGCACGTCCAGGTTGTAGATCTTCGCGAACTCCTCGGCCTCCGTGTCCGCGGTGCCCGTCATGCCGGACAGCTTGGAGTACATGCGGAAGTAGTTCTGGAACGAGACCGTGGCGAGCGTCTGGTTCTCGTTCTCGATCTTCACGCCCTCCTTGGCCTCGATGGCCTGGTGGAGGCCGTCCGACCAGCGCCGGCCCTCCATGAGGCGGCCGGTGAACTCGTCGACGATCTGCACCTCGCCGTCCTTCACCACGTAGTCCTTGTCGCGCTTGTAGAGCGTGTGCGCGCGCAGGGCCTGCTCGACGTGGTGGAGGGTCTCGATTTCGCCCGGGTCGTAGAGGTTGCCGACGTTCAGGCGCTTCTGGAGCTTGTCGATGCCGTCGTCGGTGAGGGCCACGGCGCGGTGCTTCTCATCCAGGGTGTAGTCCTGGTCCGGCACGAGGCCCGGGATGACCTGATCCACCCGGTAGTACTTGTCGGTGCTGTCCTCGGTGGGGCCGGAGATGATGAGCGGCGTGCGGGCCTCGTCGATGAGGATGGAGTCCACCTCGTCGACGATGGCGTAGTTGAGCTCGCGCTGGACGTAGTCCTGCAGACGGAACTTCATGTTGTCGCGCAGGTAGTCGAAGCCGAACTCGTTGTTCTGCCCGTACGTGATGTCCGAGCGGTACGCCTCCTGGCGCTGCTTGTCGGACAGCTCGTGGAGCACGCACCCCGTCGTCATGCCCAGGAACTTGTAGACGCGGCCCATCCACTCCGCGTCGCGGCGGGCCAGGTAGTCGTTCACGGTGACGACGTGCACGCCCCGGCCCGACAGCGCGTTGAGGTAGGAGGGCAGCGTCGCGGTGAGCGTCTTGCCTTCACCGGTGCGCATCTCCGCGATGCAGCCCTCGTGCAGGAACATGCCGCCCACGAGCTGCACGTCGTAGTGCCGCTGGCCGATGACGCGGCGCGCCGCCTCACGGGTGAGGGCGAAGGCCTCGAACAGCAGGTCGTCCAGCGGACGGCCGTTCGCGATCTCCTGCTTCATCCGGGCGGTTTCACGCGCGAAATCATCGTCCTGGAGGGCCTTCATGCGGCCTTCCAGTTCGTTGATGCGGGCGACCTTCACGCGGGCTTTCTTGAGCTCGCGCTCATTCTTCGTCCCGATGAGCTTCTTTAGCGTCCATTCAATCATGTTGGCTCTCTCGCCGGAGGATCCACGAAGGAGCGCGGCGAGTGAAGGGAATTCCCAGGAGATGTAAGGGAGAACCAGACCAAAACCACGCGCGCCCCCCGAAACTTCCTCTCGGCTGGCCGCCCGGCGCGCGGTGGCCCAGAGTAAAGCGGAACCGAGTCCACGCAATGTCCCCTAAGCAGATTCACCGTCCCCGCGCCGCGAAGACTTCTTCCGGCCGCTCCTCCCCGGGCCCCCGCCGACCAGGCGCCCCCTCCCGGCCCGGCAAGCCTGCCCGCTCCGGTTCCCCCACTCATCCCAAGGCCGGCCCGAAGCCCGGCCCCCGTCCAGGAGGCAAGGCCGGGGCCAAGGCGGCCCCCCCACCCCGCCCCGGGGCCTCCGGGCGCTCGGCGCCAGCCCCCATCGCCTCGCCCGCGCCGCGCATCCCACCTCGGGCGCGGGTGCCGTCCATGCCCTCACAGACCCTGGCCGCCCAGCCGGGCCGCTGGCTGTGGACCTGCCGGGAGGGCTTCGAAGCGCACCTGTTCGAGGAGCTGTCCTGGGCCGACGCGGGCCCCCGGTTGCTGGGCCCCGCCCTGGTGGAGTCCGAGCGGCGGCCGGACGTGCCCCCCGCCTTCGGCCGGGCGGCGGAGAAGGTCCTCGCCACCTGGGCGCCCCCGGGTGGGGCCCAGGTTCCCGTGGAGGACATCGTGGCCGCGTTGTCCGGGCTGCCTTCGCGGGTGCCCTGGCTCGTGCGCGCCTTCACCCCGGACAGCGCGCGC
This region of Corallococcus silvisoli genomic DNA includes:
- a CDS encoding FAD-dependent oxidoreductase, translating into MRALNDPASAPPSTLHLGLPGFSFEDLYRPSGLRRLAERFDAQLQSDAPDLFQAFDAYRKSGGTAPSGPAESDLLIQVARHVSRFVATLFGVGTESERLARHLRGELPLFDFKREFITRRVFKKGAQDRPALAEFPSLDGRMRLLMQLGFPDALTHGDLERGLAESILTLLDIERLYSGNLPPAHQDRAPALRERWAALRAALTAAPEGADAFGSSLVTKGDDAAELQAVRALISLADRWTYARALHPETKALFHTWPTLRLPKPLVFDQLVQLQRPDAQLEEKTEGLEHHLRHRDGFKLTDRRGTPRDVMNEVDYCVICHERQKDSCSKGFPAKDPVAEGHSFKKNPLGIPLTGCPLDERISEAHALKREGDSVAALAMVTLDNPMCPGTGHRICNDCMKACIFQKQEPVNIPLAETATLTDVLELPWGFEIYGLLTRWNPLNIRRPYALPYVGRNVMVVGLGPAGYTLSHYLLNEGFAVTGVDGLKIEPFPDELVGRNGHALSPIRDWRALTRELDERVLEGFGGVSEYGITVRWDKNFLTLIHLTLARREGLRIYGGIRFGGTLTLDDAWALGFDHVAIAAGAGRPTIIGMKNNLIRGIRKASDFLMALQLTGAFKRDSLANLQVQLPAIVIGGGLTGIDTATELMAYYPVQVEKTLERHEKLVADLGEAAVVARLDAEERATYQTFLEHGRAVREERQKAQVEGRSPDFIHLVRAWGGVSLVYRRGLTESPAYRLNHEEVSKALEEGIRFIERMSPTEALPDDTGAVRAIRFERMVTVDGKLKGSGQFFELPAKTVCVAAGTSPNVTYEKEYPGTFQLDEAKEYFQGHALVEGDAGFTLQPVEAQEDPEAKVGFFTSYQQDGRFVSFYGDNHPTYAGNVVKAMASAKDGHPEVARLFAKEVAAMDFLDTAAQASREAGRASHFAKLDEAFLATVVAVNRLTPTIVEVVVRAPFAASHFSPGQFYRLQNFERNAPVVDGVRLTMEGLALTGAWVDKEKGLMGTIVLEMGSSSRLCAALKPGEPVVLMGPTGAPTEIGHNETVVLAGGGLGNAVLFSIARSLKAAGCRVVYFAGYRLKSDSFKQDEIEAGTDQVIWSVDSGELLDVRRPQDTAFRGNVVQAMVAYAEGKLGVAPVISLSEVDRIIAIGSDRMMRAVAEARHGVLQPFLKPGHEAIGSINSPMQCMMKEICAQCLQRHVDPVTGKETWVFSCYNQDQRLDHVDFVNLNQRLRGNTVLEKVGDTFLAQLLKKAPQLKRV
- a CDS encoding SixA phosphatase family protein; this encodes MRIFLVRHGDADAEIPDGLGDEARALTAKARANVALHFAALSERMGPISLILTSPLVRTVQTAQILSYSTKHEGLLRVHRCLLPDMPVGAVEPVLKEYSDENLVLVGHQPSMGALAAHLLGMQSFPKPVNPGTVIAMEWPDTPTSTADQVPGEKGENPPAQHLKFLFYAAPGQQVLDVIQ
- the cyaY gene encoding iron donor protein CyaY produces the protein MMDEARYNPLVAAAFKRILAAADAFDPDVMEADATGDMVTLTAQSREKCIINTQRAVRQLWVAGQGQGIHFDYDEATRTWKDDKGRGLELFAFVAGVVKHLTGQDLVYPS
- the frr gene encoding ribosome recycling factor — its product is MADAAAELKSRIDKSLDDLKRELAKVRTGRASTAILDGIKVDQYGTPTPLAGVASINAPEPRLITIKPWDKGVLKDIEKALREANLGINPMNDGEMIRLPFPPLTEERRKDIVKQVKAKGEEHKVAIRNIRRDANEALKTQQKDKKITEDDLKRLTKDVQDKTDAGIKQVDTLLAAKEQEVMKV
- the pyrH gene encoding UMP kinase, translating into MSESTSPYKRILLKLSGEALMGEGKYGIHPPTLTRIAEEIAELSRAGIELAVVIGGGNIFRGVAGATEGMDRASADYMGMLATCINSMALQDSLEKQGLKTRVQSAIKMEQIAEPYIRRRAVRHLEKGRVVIFAAGTGNPYFTTDTAASLRAMEINAQVILKATKVDGVYNADPKKDPAARRYRTLTYMDVLKQNLNVMDSTAISLCMDNKLPIIVFDLGTRGNIQRAVMGQGEFGTVVGASETVWA
- the tsf gene encoding translation elongation factor Ts gives rise to the protein MAEITAQMVKDLRERTNAGMMDCKKALAESGGDFAKAEEWLRKKGISKAEGKAGRVAAEGIVGTYVHGGRIGVIVEVNCETDFVARNPDFQELVKDVAMQVAAANPKFVRREEVPSDAMDKEKEIQRELLKQQGKPEAMLEKILVGKMEKYYEGVCLVDQLWVKDDKKKVGEMINERAAKIGEKISVRRFVRYEVGEGIEKKKDDLAAEVAKTLGQA
- the rpsB gene encoding 30S ribosomal protein S2, translating into MDSQQDTQTQAQAMAAASGITMRQLLEAGVHFGHQTKRWNPKMKPYIFGARNGIYIIDLQKTVAMARAAFRFVADITARGGSVLFVGTKKQAQDVIHEEAARAGQFYVTSRWLGGTLTNFKTIKQGIDRLKTLEKMAEDGTFERLPKKEVAQLDREREKLEKNLGGVKDMAKLPRCVFVIDPKKEHIAIHEATRLGIPVIGLVDTNCDPDGIDFVIPGNDDAIRSIKLFTSKIADACLEGAARYRASGAAERDEQEEREGRDDRRDRDDRRGPRRNDRRDRDDRRGGGDRGGERRGPLVEMKGASAAPVATEQAPEGGEGTSAE
- the secA gene encoding preprotein translocase subunit SecA gives rise to the protein MIEWTLKKLIGTKNERELKKARVKVARINELEGRMKALQDDDFARETARMKQEIANGRPLDDLLFEAFALTREAARRVIGQRHYDVQLVGGMFLHEGCIAEMRTGEGKTLTATLPSYLNALSGRGVHVVTVNDYLARRDAEWMGRVYKFLGMTTGCVLHELSDKQRQEAYRSDITYGQNNEFGFDYLRDNMKFRLQDYVQRELNYAIVDEVDSILIDEARTPLIISGPTEDSTDKYYRVDQVIPGLVPDQDYTLDEKHRAVALTDDGIDKLQKRLNVGNLYDPGEIETLHHVEQALRAHTLYKRDKDYVVKDGEVQIVDEFTGRLMEGRRWSDGLHQAIEAKEGVKIENENQTLATVSFQNYFRMYSKLSGMTGTADTEAEEFAKIYNLDVRVIPTNRPAVRRDDQDVVYKTEREKFEAVAGQIEELHKAGQPVLVGTVSIAKSEVVSNFLKKRGVPHNVLNAKAHQREADIVAQAGRKGAVTISTNMAGRGTDILLGGNAEAMTKSAMGAPPEPPEAVDGQPLDLTGYQQALADYEARFAQTKTQNEELTKQERREVMAAGGLFIIGTERHESRRVDNQLRGRAGRQGDPGASRFFLSLEDDLMRIFGSERIQMLMERLGMEEGEVIEHVWLSRAIESAQKRVEGHNFDIRKNLLEYDDVMNQQRRTIYKLRRQVLASGAGIPLVEYEEDVKTRVKTRSERVISWADFREMVLDAVEDVVVSMTDTYAPTRSSDTWDIASLSNAVKESLNLEMSFEGTGSRDELQEQIYAAAEKVFTAREQEFSEDFMRFLQYRYLATIDQLWKDHLLAMDHLRQGIGLRGYGQKDPKQEYKKEGYEGFMQMLGAIKTQFVSQMMRVQARSASNAAEETARIQRQLAQQQKRAVEGRADAEGKIEESTATPVAQREAAAAPARTVGRNDPCPCGSGRKYKKCHGASEANA